A section of the Drosophila sechellia strain sech25 chromosome 3L, ASM438219v1, whole genome shotgun sequence genome encodes:
- the LOC6605719 gene encoding zinc transporter ZIP10 has translation MAKKQVLVLTLICLGSLFLKTVPASTEYNEYVAQIFQKYGNGGTINFEGLEHLMFSLNLGQIQFDPSHTIDQHRPQGYSNEMPHETNVTYYFEPTRVNATDEEALELQISPRGNRSKSESENEIPEFLEMHDSKHRHPRESSEPVAACLSPKSLLSLIVNHNDLHKNIAYRTLLIKNDVSSTDGIHNSEEEYNEFINSVRITPRAFMKLCPALLAQIDNGVCKQPTARSENLNDKNQKIWYAWIYASITMFILSACGLLGILLVPLMKSAAYQEILKFLVSIAVGTLSGDALMHLLPHALFKEEKHEEEVTGINPLESDHKHSNEAALLCGCTFLAALFMYMLENLIPLLKGTKPGHGHSHGHGHSHGYSHGHMEKPAAKDAIDLPAPRELNVMLQEANLDEKTPDRPLTPVAFMVIIGDGLHNLTDGLAIGAAFASDPVTGFATAFAVLCHELPHELGDFALLLQTGVSMRRAVYMNIVSSVLSFVGMSVGLFIAGIGDGMTQWIYAATAGSFLYIAFADLVPTMSVAHNPEMAKDPKGIIIQIFGILLGGLIMLAIALNEHDLEGLFKSF, from the exons ATGGCCAAAAAGCAGGTGCTAGTCTTAACCCTAATTTGCCTGGGTTCGCTATTTTTGAAAACAGTGCCGGCTTCCACGGAATACAACGAATACGTGGCGCagatatttcaaaaatacGGCAATGGCGGGACAATCAACTTTGAG GGTCTTGAGCATCTGATGTTCAGCCTGAACTTGGGTCAAATCCAATTCGATCCCTCGCACACGATCGATCAGCATCGACCTCAGGGATACTCCAACGAGATGCCGCATGAAACAAATGTCACGTACTACTTTGAGCCGACACGAGTCAATGCCACCGACGAGGAAGCTTTGGAGCTGCAAATCTCTCCTCGTGGCAATCGCTCAAAGTCGGAGTCGGAGAACGAGATTCCGGAGTTCCTAGAAATGCATGACTCCAAGCACCGACATCCGAGGGAGAGTTCTG AACCTGTTGCCGCTTGCTTATCACCAAAGTCGCTGCTTTCCCTCATCGTGAACCACAACGATCTCCACAAAAACATTGCCTACCGAACACTGCTCATTAAGAATGACGTTAGCTCAACTGATGGCATCCACAATTCGGAAGAGGAATACAACGAATTCATCAACTCGGTGCGGATCACTCCGCGAGCTTTTATGAAACTCTGTCCAGCTCTATTAGCCCAGATCGATAATGGAGTTTGCAAGCAACCAACTGCACGATCAGAAAACCTTAACGATAAGAACCAGAAGATATGGTACG CTTGGATCTATGCCAGCATCACCATGTTTATACTGTCCGCTTGCGGATTGCTGGGCATTCTTCTGGTTCCTTTGATGAAGTCGGCTGCCTATCAGGAAATTCTCAAGTTCCTGGTTTCCATCGCTGTGGGTACTTTATCTGGCGATGCCCTGATGCACTTGCTCCCCCATGCTCTTTTCAAGGAGGAAAAGCACGAGGAGGAAGTCACTGGTATCAATCCCTTGGAATCTGATCACAAACATAGCAATGAGGCGGCTCTGCTTTGTGGTTGTACTTTCCTGGCGGCACTATTCATGTATATGCTGGAGAACTTGATTCCGCTGCTAAAGGGAACCAAGCCAGGTCATGGACATAGCCATGGTCATGGTCACAGCCACGGCTACAGTCATGGACATATGGAAAAGCCCGCTGCGAAGGATGCTATTGATTTGCCAGCTCCTCGGGAGCTCAATGTGATGCTGCAGGAAGCCAATCTGGATGAGAAGACCCCCGATCGACCGCTCACCCCAGTAGCCTTTATGGTAATCATCGGAGATGGCTTGCACAATCTGACCGACGGTCTGGCCATAGGTGCAGCCTTCGCAAGTGATCCGGTCACTGGATTTGCTACCGCCTTTGCCGTTCTCTGCCATGAGTTGCCCCACGAACTGGGCGACTTCGCACTGTTGCTCCAAACAGGTGTCTCCATGCGAAGAGCCGTCTATATGAACATTGTTAGCTCAGTTCTTAGCTTTGTGGGCATGTCCGTGGGCCTGTTTATTGCGGGAATTGGAGATGGCATGACCCAATGGATTTATGCAGCCACCGCTGGTTCCTTCCTGTATATTGCCTTTGCCGATCTGGTGCCCACAATGAGTGTGGCCCACAATCCGGAGATGGCCAAAGATCCAAAGGGtataattatacaaatttttggcatcCTTCTGGGTGGACTGATTATGTTGGCTATTGCCCTTAATGAGCACGATTTAGAGGGCTTGTTCAAGAGCTTTTAA
- the LOC6605720 gene encoding 39S ribosomal protein L39, mitochondrial, translating to MSAATKLHKTSWCALRQLQQYRTKANFSGSSASIAKRNDLFNQEQRRQRDAVGRIDKIEVRYLGLPEDVTLVMNGNISTPFNCAQHLSEGHCKRSALALIDGSVPWDMHRPLQESCTLQLLNFHVSEPHVVNKAFWRTCSFMLGAALNRAFKPEANLQLHSFPGPNIKSGSFVHDIVLQTQNWEPAKEEMRALSAEMVKLAAQDLRIERLDVQQDLAQEMFKDSKYKSEQLPSIAQQTNGRVTLYRLGDHIDISRGPMVASTSFLGKCVISAAHKVAEEGPSGAFYRIQGVALPSGFQLNHVAFGVLEERSKKPSPARLPNEPFEEQQQLQLS from the exons ATGTCTGCGGCcacaaaattacataaaactAGCTGGTGCGCCCTGCGGCAGCTGCAACAATACAGAACTAAGG CCAACTTTAGTGGCAGTTCTGCATCGATAGCCAAGCGGAATGACCTGTTCAACCAGGAGCAACGCCGTCAACGGGATGCAGTGGGTCGAATCGATAAGATCGAGGTGCGGTATCTGGGACTTCCGGAGGATGTCACTCTGGTGATGAACGGCAACATCTCAACGCCCTTCAATTGTGCCCAGCATCTGAGTGAGGGGCACTGTAAGCGATCAGCACTGGCCTTGATCGACGGCAGTGTGCCCTGGGATATGCACAGACCCTTGCAGGAATCCTGCACTCTGCAGCTGCTTAACTTCCATGTTTCCGAGCCACACGTGGTCAACAA AGCATTCTGGCGCACTTGCAGCTTTATGTTGGGAGCCGCCTTGAACCGCGCTTTCAAACCGGAGGCCAATCTTCAGCTCCACAGCTTTCCTGGACCCAACA TTAAATCAGGAAGCTTTGTCCACGACATTGTGCTGCAAACCCAGAACTGGGAGCCAGCAAAGGAAGAGATGCGCGCCCTTTCGGCAGAGATGGTTAAACTGGCTGCTCAGGATCTGCGCATCGAGCGTTTGGACGTCCAACAGGATTTAGCCCAGGAGATGTTCAAGGATTCCAAGTATAAGAGCGAACAGTTGCCCAGTATTGCGCAGCAGACGAATGGAAGGGTCACCTTATATCGCCTGGGGGATCACATCGACATCTCACGCGGTCCAATGGTGGCGTCTACCAGCTTTTTAGGGAAATGCGTCATCTCGGCTGCTCACAAAGTTGCGGAGGAGGGTCCCTCTGGTGCTTTTTATCGCATTCAGGGCGTTGCACTGCCGTCTGGCTTCCAACTGAATCATGTTGCATTTGGTGTATTGGAGGAACGTTCTAAGAAACCT AGTCCCGCACGCCTGCCCAATGAACCATTTgaggaacaacaacaactgcagttATCTTAA